The genomic window CGGTAAACGAGTAAACTCCCACCTTGAGTTTGTCCATTTTTACTCCAAGCTTCTAATAGATCCCGGTTGACTGTTTGGAACACAAGACCACCAAACACTAGATAATCGTAATTAATGCCATATCTTGATCTTTGTTTTTCCATTTGTGGCATTTTTTTTGCTGGAAATTTTACATTTATCTTCTTTTTATCTCGAATGAGATCAAAACTGATTTCTTCACCAGCAAACTTATTATCTACAAGCTCTAAAAAATCAACGGAATTTGATTCTAGTAGATTTCCGTTCCTTCCTATCTTACGTCCGTCGATGGCAGTTAAGTAGTCACCTGGTTTTAAATATCCATCAGCAGAACCTGCTTTTAAAACTTTCGTAACAAAAACTCCTTCTATGGAGTTCGGGATTTCATAAAATTTCCTATGTGATTCTGAATAGGAGGGTTGGGTTTGAATCCCCAACTCAACATAACCGTGATAAGTTCCATCCTCTATATCTTTTAAAAAATGTTGGATCACTCCCGTGGGAATGATGTAACCGATATTTTCTCCTTTAGTAGAAGCTTGGAAGGCAACACCAACGACCTTCCCATTTTGGAGCGCGGGTCCCCCTGAGTTTCCTGGATTGATGGCAGCATCTACTTGGACCACCAAATGGCTATCGATTTGTGAATGTGCATAAGTAGATTGTTCAATTCTTGAAACGATACCTCGGCTAACAGATATTTTACTTCCGCCAATCGGATATCCGATAATATCCACTGGGCTTGCCAGCTCTGGTAAATTTCCTAGCTCTAAATAACTACTATCTTCGTAAAATTCAGGATTCGAAACTTCGAGAAGAGCTAAATCACAATCATGGGCTATGAACAAAACTTTTAGTTCATACCATTCGGTTTGGTTGTTTCTCTGAGCTTCCATAAATTTTGCATTCGATACTACATGGGCATTTGTGAGGATTCGGTTTTTGGAAATTAAAAATCCAGATCCCGTCGAAGCAGAAATCCCGGAAGAGATCCAGGGGGAGAAGGGGTCTTTGGCTTGGGAGAAAACTCGGATTTGGACTACAGATTTCTTGATTTCGTCGATGGAGAGTCTGTTTTCCTCAGGATAAACCGGGCTAAGGAATAAACTCGTAAAAAATAAAATAGTACTCGCAAAGAGAGACAGGGAGGGGAATATTTTTTTTTGTTTTTGCATGAGTTTGTTTGAATCCATTATATTCGGAGTTACCGCCTGTTTTTCATTGATTGCCGGTATTGTTTCATTTAGAAAGAATCCTCGGACAAGAATGAAAACAAGTTTTTCTATCTTCGCAGCTTTTTTCTGTATCGGAGATTTGACAATACTCAGTGATAGTTTGTTCTTAGAAAATCAAATCTTAAACCAAACACAATCCATCTCCACCTATTTAATTTTTTTATCGTTTGCTCTTTTATACTTTGGATTACAGTTCCCAACTTTCTTTCGTAATTTTCCGCGCCTGGTTGTTATTTGTTCCTTTGTTTTGGGAATGGGGATCATGTTACTTTTTGTAGACATAGGTTTACCTAGTGAAGTTTATCCACAGGCTAATCTTATTTTATTAAAGTATTACTATAACATCTACTTTCTGTTAACTGCAATTGCATTTTCTTATTTGGTGATTGCTAAACTTCGTTACAATTTCCCCGCTATCCAAAAATTTATGGAATATATTTATTTGGCGACATTTCTCACTTGTATCTTTTTTATTTTTCTTTGTTTTTCCCCAAATTTCATACCTTTGACAACAAAGTATTTTTTGCATTTTTTTCTATTTATCAATTTGCTTTTTCTTTCCTGTTTTGTTGTTTTTTTGTTCCATTATTCTTTTACGGAAGATTATTTAACACATCCATTTTCTTTTATCTTTGAAAGATCAAATAAGATTTTTGAAGACCAAATCCTGGCCACAAGATCTCACTCAAGACTGATTAAAGAAAAACTTTGGGGGTTGTATGAAAAAAGAAACTGGAAAAACATTATGGATAGTTTCTGGTTTCAAATTCTTGTGGATGAAACTTTGGATAATGCACTAGAACATGGAGGGAAAAGAGAAGATGACATCATCACAGTTCATGTATTTGAGTCAAGGAAATACATTGATGTTTATGTAATTGATAGTGGAAAAGGTTTTAATCCGAGACTTATCCCAAGTCCTATTGAGTCGGACCGGAAGTTAGTCACAAGCGGGCGAGGAATTCATATTCTGAAAAAGTTGTTTGTAGTTCGATGGAATTTTCTTGGAAACGAAGTGAGTATTCGTGTGGATAAAACAAAGAGTTCTGATTGGAAATCTATAACCTAACCAAAACTCCTTATTTCTAATAGAATTTAGATTTAAATTTAATGTCCTTCGAATTCACAAATGGAAAATACATCAACTCCATAAGTATCTTTAATTCGTTTTGCTCCACCTAAATCTGGTAAGTTGATGATGGTTGCACATTCATGAACTACACCTTTTAAATTTTGAACTAGTTTGATCGAAGCTTCTAGAGTTCCCCCAGTGGCAATCAAATCGTCCATAATCAGGACTCGTTCTCCAGGGTTAATGGCATCCGTATGGATTTCTACATGATCCACACCATATTCCAAAGCATAGGATTCAGAGATAGTGGTTCCAGGAAGTTTGCCTTTTTTACGGATCGGAACAAATCCCACTCCAAGTTGGAAAGCAAGAGCGGCTCCAGGAATAAAACCTCTGGCATCAATAGCGGCAATTTTATTTAATTTAGCATTTTGGTATCGTTCTACAAACATTCCAATCGTGAGTTGGAATCCTTCTGGGTCGATGAGAAGGGAAGTAATATCGCGAAAGAGAATCCCTGGTTTCGGGTAATCGGGAATGGTTCGAATCTTAGATTTCACAATGGACATAATAGGATGAAACCAAGGAAGACTAAGGCTTTGCAATAAAAAAAGGCCGGCTATTTTGCCGACCTTTCCACTTTGTTTGTCTTTTGTGAAGATTTTATCTCATTTGTTTGAGAGCTAAAATTCTTTCTTCTAAGGCAGGGTGGGTTGCAAATAGAGAAAGAAAACCACCTTTGTTAGAAGAGATCTTAAAGGAAGCAAGAGCTTCTCCTCTCGGATCTTCTGGCATCTCTACCATTTGTCTGAGTGATTCCAAAGCAGAAATCATAGATTCTCTTCCCGCAAGTTTAGCCCCACCGGCATCCGCACGGAACTCTCTTTGGCGAGAGAAATAAGCCACTGCCATGGAACCAAGAATCGAAAACGCGATGTCAAGAACGATAGTGACAACAATTCGTACGATATGTGCCATTTCTTCTTTTACTGCATTTGATGCCACATAAGCAATGATACGAGAAATGAACATAGCAAATGAGTTCACAACACCTTGGATGAGAGTGAGGGTTACCATATCACCATTGGCAACGTGTGACAATTCGTGGGCAAGTACACCTTCTAACTCTTGTGCATTCATACGGTTTAGTAATCCCGTAGATACAGCAACAAGGGCACTGGATTTACTTGGACCTGTTGCGAAAGCATTCACTTCAGGAGATTCGTAAATCCCAACTTCTGGCATAGGAAGATGAGCTCGTTGTGCGAGTGATTGCACTCGGCGATACACATCCATCTCTGGAGCGGAAGCTTTTTTCGGGTCGATGACTTTTACACCCATCGTCCACTTTGCCATCATTTTAGAAAGTAAAAGCGAAATGAAAGATCCCGCCATACCCCACATTAAACAGAATACAATGAGTCGCGTTAGATCCAAACCATAGGCACGGATGCTAAATCCCATCGAACCAAGTAGTGTGGTCACGATGGAGATGGTAGTCATAATCAAAATATTGGTTAACAGGAAAAAACCGATTCGTTTGATCCAAGTCATAGGAAATTGTTCTCCTTAAGGTTCACAGGGAACCTGATTGTTAGACTAAAACTGTACTTGTTTGATCCTTAGATTACAAGCAAAATTAATGCCCTAATGTATCCTGATTTTCTTTTGAGTTATTGAGAAGCTGTATCAATAAAAACAAAGTTGCCAAAGAAAAATAAGCAATCGGGAAATCAAAACTCGCAATCTCCGTAAATCTGTTGAGAATGGCATTCCCTTGTAATTCATACGCATGAATCCAACCGACTAAAGAAAGGACAGCAGCGATTAGAGCCCAGATGGCAGCCCGTATCCATTCTCTTTCTAAAATGAAAACGACCATCGCTGACCATACCATCGAAGTGATGAGAAATCCTTGTGACAAAGCTAATACACCAGAGAGTGCATAGGGAAGGAAAGGTAAATGAGGGGGAAGGTCTGCTAAAGAAAAATGGATACTTTGTTTAGCACCTATCTCTTGTAAGGTGGCCTGAAGTTTTCCATCTAAAAAGATAAATACATTTTGAATGATGAGCACAGCCCATCCAGCAAACGCCGGCAAAAGTCCCACAACAACCGCAGGAGAATGGTGCCTCGGAATGGCTTGGAAAGCTTGGCTTGTGATCACAATCCCAATCCAAAGTACAATAGCCATACCTGCTTCCACAGGAATCAAAGCCTGGATAAGACCCATAAGTCCAAACAAACTCACGATGGTCATAAAAATTCCCGATAACACCGAATAACTATGTTTAGCTCCGAGTGCCTTCCAACCTGGATGACCAATGTAGATGGTAGTAGGGAAAGGAGAACCAAAGGCAGTGCCGGCAAGGGTACCTAGTCCATTCACAAGAAGTGAAGTTTTTGTATCAAAACTATCTCCTGACGCTTCTGCTGATTCAATGTTTTGGAGGGATCCAATTACATTAAAAACTCCCATAGGAAGAATGATGGAAAAATACGCTTTGATATTCGCATAGGTAAGAGTTTCTAACAATGGACTGATGGATAATTGTGGGAAATAGATTCCAAGAGTTGTAAGTCCATTTTCGATGGCACCTGGTTGGTAAATGGGATCTCCCCAAAACGAAGACAGATAAGATAATAAAATCCCAAGTATTACCGAAAGGAGTCCTCCCGGAATTCCAAAGGGGAAACGAACCTTTCCAAAGTATTGCAAAAGAATCACACCTAGCGGAATAAAGGCGATGATTGGTCTTTCAAAAGTTCGAAGTAAAAAATCCATTGAAATAAAGGTGATGGCAATTCCTGCCAAAGCAGAGAGGAGGGCAGCTCTTGGTGTATACTTTCGAATTTTTGCAGCCACAAAAGACCCAATGACTTCAATACATCCAGAAACAAAAGATACAAGTAGTCCAGCTTTCCATGCGGCTACATAGTCTCCCGTGGCTTGATAAGTGGGAAACATGACAAAAAATACAAAAGCAAATAAAGATACTGTATTGATTCCATAAGGAATTGCGGTAACATCTGTTCTGTGAGTGCGTTGTCCTAATTTCCATGCTTGCCATGCATAAAAAACATTTCCAACGAGTAAGGACACAGCTGCACCAGGCAAAACAACTGAAGTAACAAATGCTAAAGGAAAACCACAAACTCCAATACAAAGAGCAGAAAGAACCAAAAGTTGGATTAGGTTGTCTACCATGAGACCAAAAAAACCGTCGAGATCACCCCGGGTGATGGTAAAAAAATTCATTCGTTCCGTTTCCCTCCAAAATCAACTCGAATCACGTTTCCATCTCCTGTGACCTCTGGTTTTGTGACTTTAGGTTTTGGAGTGGTTTCTTCTGCACTAGGAACTGTTTCTACTTGCAGGAACCTAAGTTGGGTCGCCGAGTTTTGAAACTTATCGTAAATACGAAATACAGCATCCCAAGGAATCATTGTTGGTTCCCAAGCAGAACCAAATTGAAGTTCTGCAAACAAATAGTCTGGTTTACTGTCTAAAACTTTTACGGCTTTATCACCAAACACAAGTACGATGCCGGATTCTTTTTCTGCGTTGAGTAATCCACGTTTTCCTATTTCCAGTTTTGGATGTGGCATCACATGAATGTAAAATACCCCAAACCGTTCCCAATAGAGATTAAATAAATCTCTTTTAAACTCACGTAATGTTGTGATTTCTTCCTGCGTGAGGTTTTGACTCATAAATTCCTTTTACCGTGCGATGTTTCCCACTCAATATATTCATCGTGGATTTTGTATTCGGGAATGATATCTTTAAAGGCAGCGAACAACTCTCTATTTTTATTTGCCTTAGCAAGGGAAAACAACCGATTCAGTTTATTTTGGAAGAGGAGAAGGTTGTAGTTTTCCAATGGAGCTGCAATTCGAATTTTTGGGTGGTGCGTTTTTTTGATTCCTTCTTGGTTTAAAAGAAGTTCTTCATATAGTTTTTCACCAGGGCGAAGGCCAGAAAATTCAATGGCAATGTCTTTGTGAGGAGTGTATCCAGAAAGACGAATCATCTCTTCTGCAAGAGAAAGGATCCTTACTGGTTCTCCCATATCTAAAAGAAAAATTTCTCCATGTTCACCCATACTTCCAGCTTGTAACACGAGTTGTGTGGCTTCTGGAATGGTCATAAAGTAACGAATGACTTCAGGATGGGTGACAGTGACAGGGCCACCTCTTTTGATCTGTTCGCGAAAACGTGGGATCACACTTCCATTGGAACCGAGTACGTTCCCGAATCTTACAGTAATGAATTTGGTTCTAGAGTTTTGAGAAATATGTTGTAAGTAAATCTCTGCCGCTCTTTTGGAAGCTCCCATCACATTGACTGGATTCACTGCTTTGTCAGTAGAGATGAGTACAAAACGTTCCACTCCAATTAAACGGCAAACATCTGCTACATTTTTTGTGCCCATCACATTATTGAGCACGGCTTCGGAAGGATTGATTTCCATCATCGGAACATGTTTGTATGCGGCAGAATGGAAAACCACAGAAGGGCGGTGTTCTTCAAAAATTGCAGAAATTCGAGATAGGTTTTTGACATCGGCAATGACAGGACGAATGTCTATATTTAAATCCGAAAATGTTTTTCTGAGTTCATAGTCAATCTCGTATAACGGAGTTTCTGCGGCATCTAGAATGACAAGTACACTTGGTTTGAAAAGGGCAACTTGTCTACAAATTTCAGAACCAATGGAACCACCAGCTCCTGTCACAAGGATTACTTTTTTTTCTAAGTAAGAACGAATGGATTCGATTTCTAAATCAACAGTAGGTCTTCCTAAAAGGTCTTCTACTTGTACTTCGCGAAGCTGTGTGATATTTGGTTTTCCAGAAAGATATTCTCCAAAAGTGGGGAGGATTTTGAAATCCACTCCTGCACTTTCACATTCTTTCATGAGTTTACTCACCACCCGACCATCAGGTTGAGGTACAGTCATGATGACTTTTTTGACTCCAAACTGAGTTAAAATTTTTCCAATTTCGTCAGTGGCTCCAAGGATAGGAATTCCTTGGATGTACCCACCTTTTTTGGATAGGTTGTCGTCCAAAAATCCGATGGGTTGGTAATCTAAATTTTCACTTCGCCTAATCTCTGTTAAAAAGGAACTTCCGAGTTTTCCAGCACCGACAAGTAGGACGGGGATTCCTCCCTTAGATTTATCCGAACTAAAAATTTGTTCGCGTAACATCCTCCAACTCAAACTTCGTAAACACAAAAACCCAAGTAAGATGAGAGTATCAAGAATCGGCACCATCCGAGAGAGTTGGTAAAACCGATTGTAAAAAAGAAGAGCCAAAGTAGAAACAAGAGAAGATAGGACAGTGGCTTTGATGATCGAAAGTAGGTCATGCAAAGACGCATAGGACCAAAGTGATCTGTAGATCCCCGAAAATAGAAACACCACACTTCGCGAGACAACGACGATCGTCGCGCAGACCCAAAAGTCGGGATAATTATCTAAAAATCGTATATTTTCAAATCGCACAAGATGTGCGAGAAAATACGACAAAAACATAAAGAGTATGTCGACTGGTAAAACCCAGTACCGTCTCGGTATCGATTTCATATCTGATAAATAAAGGTATTAGGAACAAAATTCCTTGTAAATACAGAATCTTTTCCGAAGAATAGAAAAGAGGAAAAACCTGTTTGAAATCACTTCTTTTCCGCCTAGCGGGAACATTTTCTGCGGAAATTGGCTCAGAACTCTATCTGAAACTAAAGGAGGAAACTCTTTCCCCCTCTCTTTTTTGCCTTGATTTTTCCGAGGTGAAGGAAGTCACAGAAGTGGGATGGGAATTTCTTAGAAAGATCACCGCAAGATGTAAAGAAACAGGCTCAAAAGTTGCAGGATTTGGGTTAACAGTTCCTATCTCAGAAGAACAAAATCAAATTTTATCTTTGCATTCTACCGAATCCGATTGTATTCATTATCTAGAATCACAAATAGTCAGTGATGCTCCCGCAAACGAACTCACCCCCAAATCAGAAGAAAAAACGGTTCACTGCCCTGAATGCCAAACCCTACTTAGGTGGAAACTTGCCGGGGACTATTTATGCCCTAATTGTGAGACCAAATTTTTTGTGAACAAAAAAGGTTGGGTCTCCACCTACGAACGTTTGTTGTGATTTAATTGTTTGGTTGGAACGGCTTCCCAAGGTTTATCTGGCCAAGGGTGTTTTGGATACCTTCCTTTTAATTCTTTTTTAACCTCATGGTAACCTTGGTTCCAGAAACTTTCTAAATCTTTGGTAATTTGTACGGGCCTTCTGGCTGGGGAGAGGAGATGGACAAGAATACTCACTTTTCCATTGGCTAGTTTTGGCAAAGATTTTAGACCAAATAACTCTTGTAATTTGACATGAAGTTCTGGTTCGGCACCATCATAATGCAGAGGAATCAAGGAACCCGAGGGAACTTGGATGGATACTGGCGCAAAGGAATCGATCAAATTTAGTTTATCATATCCCACATAGGCTTTGAATGCTTCTAAATAAGGAAGTTTGTCCAAGGAAATTTTTCCAGAATCAAAGTTCACAAAAGGAAATAACCACTCTTTGCTGTTTTGTTTTAAATCATTGGGATCGGTTTTTACATCCAAAACACCATGGCGTTCTAAAAATCGAACTCGATTGTAGAATTTACTAAATTCTGAGTCTTTTTTCCATTCTTCTTCCAGGGAAGATTTCGAAATATATTCTTCTAAAGCCAATGTGAGATGTGTTGGATTGGGATGACTCGTTTCTTTGGAATCCAAAACAAGTTCACCGAGGAGTCTGTCTTCTTTTACAACTAGAAACGTTTCCCCTCTTTGGGTAGTTCGTTTTTCTGAAACGACTTTCGTTTGGATGAGATTAGGTAAGGTTTTTTCAATTTGATTTTCTGAAATGGGAAGGAAGCGAGTGATAAAAAGATCCTGTCCAAAAGAAACTGTATCGAATACAAGGATGTATTCTGGAATTTGGATCGACGTTGTATTCAGAATTCCTAATTTTCCATTCGAAAGTTTGAAGTCTTTTCCGTTGGAACCTTTGTTTTTTGCAATTCTATCAGGAAAACCAGAGATTAAATAATACAATCGGTCTTTACCAGAAATCGATGAAAAATCCGATTTTTCCCTGTAAATACGCAAAATTTGGTCGTACACAGCTCTTAGATCATAAGAAAAATCTTTTGATTGCATTTCTTCGGGGAAGGTTTTGGCTTCTGTTCCAGAACTTTCTTTTCCCACTAACGAAACAATGTCGGCAATGTAACTTTCTTTTTCTTTTGGAAGAATGGAAAGGATTTTTCCCAATCGAATGGGGAGGGGATATCTCAAACATTCTTTTCCTAAGTCGGTAAGATTTTGATTTTTATCTAAACACGCTAAGAGTTGCAATCGATTTATACTTTTTATCACCGAACCTTTATTTGGTGGGTCCAAAAAGGGCAATTGGTCGATTTCTTCCCCCCAAGATTTCAGTTCCAAAACCAAACGATCTATATCACCTTCCAAAATTTCTGGTTTGGTTCTATCCAAAAAAGAATTTTCTTCTTCTTTTGACCAAAGACGGTAAACAAATCCTTTTCCTTCCCGAGCTGCACGACCTGCTCGTTGTTTGGCGCTACTGAGACTAATTCGATCTTTTATGAGATGGGATATTCCTGAATCCGAATCAAATAAAACATGTTTATGATAACCTGTGTCAAAAACCACTCGAACCCCAGGGATGGTTACGGAAGACTCTGCGATATTTGTGGAAAGGATGATCTTTTTTTTATTTTTTGGTTCTGGTAAAAAAATTTGTTCTTGGTCTTTCAAATCCATATCTCCGTAGAGCCCAAGTACTACGGCATTTGATTTGATCTCGGGAATGGACTCTAATCCATTTTTTAAATCATAAATTTCTTTTTTGCCAGATAAGAAAACAAGGATATCACCTTCTGTCTGTTCTACGGCTTTGGGAACGAGATCCAGTAATCTTTGGTTTGTATTTTTACTAGATTCTCCCATGTGGAATATTTCCAAAGGATATGTGTTTGCACTCACTCTAATTGGTTTTGATTGGATCCCTATCGACTCAAAATTTTGTCCTTCTAAAGTTGCAGACATGATGAGTAGTTTTAGATCGTTTCGAAAGACTTCTTGAGACCGTCTGGCCAAGGCAAAACAAAGATCAGAATCCATTCTTCTTTCATGAAATTCGTCAAAAATGATTAAGCCATATTCTTTTAATTCTGGATCTGTGAGAAGGATCTTCGTTAAAATTCCATCGGTCACAAATTCGATTTTTGTATCTTTGCTGATTTTTGAATCGAAGCGGACACGATACCCAACAGTTTTTCCAACTTCTTCTGATAAGGTTTGGCTGATTCGTTTGGCAGCGTTTTTAGCAGCAATCCGTCTTGGTTCTAAAATACAAATTTTTTTGCCAAAGGAAACTCCCGCTTTGAGTAGTTCTTGTGGGAGTGCCGTTGTTTTCCCTGTCCCTGGAGGTGCATCCAAAATTGTCACTGGATTTGTTTGGATGGAATCGACAATGGATTGTAAGGCGGTGAGTATCGGCAGTTGGTCTTTGGGAGGTAACACGTTTGGTTCTTATAGAAGAGGGTGAGGGGGGTATTGAAAAAATCAAACAATTTGTATTTTATTTTGTGAAATCGCAAGAATCGGGTTTTCAGTCGCTTCATGATCCGTTAGGATAGGACTTGTGGATTCCAGTCATAAACACTACGAAATTATTAAAGATTCCATTGAATACGTTTTGGAAAATTTTGAAGACCAACCAAACTTGGATTTTTTAGCAGAACGAGTTTCCTTAAGTCCTTTTCATTTTCAAAAGGTATTTCGGGTTTGGGCAGGAGTTTCTCCCAAAGAATTTTTACAATTTGTTACGGTAACGCACGCAAAACGCCTATTAAAAGAATCTTCTATCCTAGATACAACATACTCTCTCGGACTTTCTGGAACGGGAAGGTTACATGATTTATTTATCAAATTAGAGGCAATGACACCAGGTGATTATAAACGTGGAGGTGAGGGAATGGTTCTTCAATATGAAGTATTCCCTTCTCTTTTTGGTGACATCCTACTTGTCTCCTCTGAACGTGGAATCCAATCCCTTCAATTTTTGGATTCTTTCGAAAAGGATATTTTAGAAATCAAAAACGAATTCCCAAATGCAATTTGGAAAGAAGGAGAGTCAGACCTTCATCAAAAACTAAAAGATTACTTTCAAAACCTCATCATTCCTGAAACTCCAATTCCTTTGTATGTATATGGAACTGAATTCCAACTCAAAGTATGGAGATCCCTATTAAAAATACCCATGGGGAATCTTTGTACTTATGGAGATATTGCCACTTCTATAGGGCAATCATCAGCACAAAGGGCTGTAGGCACTGCCATTGGCAAAAATCCAATTGCTTACCTCATTCCTTGTCATAGAGTCATCCAAACTTCAGGTTTATTTGGAGGTTACCGGTGGGATCCAAATAGAAAACGAATGATCATTGCTTGGGAACAGTCGAAACTTACTTCACCAAACAATGATTCGCATGAAGTTTGAATTCCTTCCTGCATTTAATGTCTACATTAAATGTCTTGTATGAGAAACTAAAAAGAATCCTACGAGTAAAAAACTTTGTGCAATAAGATAAGTCACCCAAGGAACTTGGAATTCCCACCGAGGGTGTCTTGTTCCATTGATGGTTGTTTCTCCCATTACTGCATCGGATAAAAGAAAAAATCCAGCACCAATGGCTAAATAAATCCAAACTCCACCAAATGCTAAGTATGCGTTAATACACAAGGAAACAAAAAAACATAAAATTAGCCCATAAATAAAGGCCGAAACCATTACCCATTTAGATCTTTGTGAATTGTACACTCGGAAATAGAAAACGAGCGCAGGAAGAATGAGTAGAGCTCCCGTGATCAAGTAAGGCAAAACACCTGTATACAATTCATTCCAGCTAGTTAATTTCCAAAATGATAACAGGAAGAATACTTGGGCAATGGCAAAACTAAAAATTCCCCCAAGAACTGGATCTTCCATTTGTTTTTTGGCAATGGGGAATTGGAGATTGAACCAGTCTCCTAAAAACGAAAATCCAATTGCATATAAAGGGTATGAAAATCTTGCATGACCCAATTGAAATAGTAACCAGGCAAAAAGTAAGATCTGAAAGGAAAATCCTAAGTAAACTCCACGGGAATGATCGAGTCGTTTATGAGGATTTGTTTCTTCACGGAGTGTAAACCAATGAATCAAAAAACCTGAAACAATGGCTACAGGAATGGTTGTGAGAATTAAATAGTATACCATACTTGATTTTAGCATGGTTCTAAAGAAAAGGCAATTAGTAAGTTTAAGGAAACAAAAGGTTGGGATTTATCTCTTCTTTTTCTTTTTTTACGCCCAATGTATTCCTTTTAGTTCTTATTTGAAAAAAGAAAAAGAACCAAATCTTTCTCCTACGTCTTTTACTGATAAAGAAAGTTATCTAGTTTTGCGACTGGTTCGGGGAAAGGACAAAACTATGGGACTCATAGAGGAAATTCCAGTCACTCTCACCTTTGAAACAGATAAAAACACAAGTAAACAATCATTCAGGATCTATCCTCTCCCGCTCGCAGAATCAAAAGATCCTTTCTTTTTACCTTTCTTTTCAAAAGCCAAATACCAAGAAAGTGAGTTACTCATTGGATGTTTGTATTTTTTTCCAATTCCCAGTTATTTTAGAGGAAATCTAAAATTAGAAATTCATCATGTTAAATGGACCACCAAACATGAATTTGTATTTCAAAAAGTAGTTCCTTATGATTGGCAAGGGAATCTCACCAAATACTGGGAATACGACCTTGATCATAGCGAAATTACGGACAAAACCATCCCCTCTCTTTCATCTTACAGGCATTTGGAGTGCGAAGATGACATTCGTCATCGTAAGGAAATCCCTAAAAAAGGGATCATAAGCCCTCCCGAAGAGGACTGATTCCACACCTAACGGAAAAAGAGAGGTCCTTTTTTTATTAGTTGGTCTTTCTTTTAAAAAAAAATTAGTAAACACCGAAATTAACGTTCTGAAATGACCGTAAAAACATTTTCAGCGTTATTTGAAGCATTCAGGACAAACGGTACGATTGCAATAAATCGATCCTAGGCGACGATAGGTCAAAAATTATGCGTCGTTTACCCATGAATCAAAAACTGAATTTACTAATATTCTTAACATTTACGTCTTTATTTACAATTGGTTGCCCCGGCGGAGGGGGTGGTGGTGGCGGTTTGGGCCTTATCGGACTCCTTGGCGGAGGCGGTGGTGGAGATGTTCCGGCACCCAAATTGGAGATCCAATACGATGGAGTTAGCCGAGAAAGTGGCAGTACACTTGATTTAGGATCTGAGCCAATCAATACCGCAGCTGGGAAAACTGGAACGGTCACGATCAAAAATACTGGGAATGTTGCGATCACTCTTCCTGGCTCACCAAATATTGTTGCAC from Leptospira brenneri includes these protein-coding regions:
- a CDS encoding S1C family serine protease, translated to MPAINEKQAVTPNIMDSNKLMQKQKKIFPSLSLFASTILFFTSLFLSPVYPEENRLSIDEIKKSVVQIRVFSQAKDPFSPWISSGISASTGSGFLISKNRILTNAHVVSNAKFMEAQRNNQTEWYELKVLFIAHDCDLALLEVSNPEFYEDSSYLELGNLPELASPVDIIGYPIGGSKISVSRGIVSRIEQSTYAHSQIDSHLVVQVDAAINPGNSGGPALQNGKVVGVAFQASTKGENIGYIIPTGVIQHFLKDIEDGTYHGYVELGIQTQPSYSESHRKFYEIPNSIEGVFVTKVLKAGSADGYLKPGDYLTAIDGRKIGRNGNLLESNSVDFLELVDNKFAGEEISFDLIRDKKKINVKFPAKKMPQMEKQRSRYGINYDYLVFGGLVFQTVNRDLLEAWSKNGQTQGGSLLVYRFYDATTLSDGESEDVVLYRKLPHPNNSHSDFYLNMVVESLNGVKVKNLAHLKELLRSSTEKTIRIQFHGIQLPMVLDREESERADLEIKKTYQLIGN
- a CDS encoding ATP-binding protein yields the protein MKTSFSIFAAFFCIGDLTILSDSLFLENQILNQTQSISTYLIFLSFALLYFGLQFPTFFRNFPRLVVICSFVLGMGIMLLFVDIGLPSEVYPQANLILLKYYYNIYFLLTAIAFSYLVIAKLRYNFPAIQKFMEYIYLATFLTCIFFIFLCFSPNFIPLTTKYFLHFFLFINLLFLSCFVVFLFHYSFTEDYLTHPFSFIFERSNKIFEDQILATRSHSRLIKEKLWGLYEKRNWKNIMDSFWFQILVDETLDNALEHGGKREDDIITVHVFESRKYIDVYVIDSGKGFNPRLIPSPIESDRKLVTSGRGIHILKKLFVVRWNFLGNEVSIRVDKTKSSDWKSIT
- a CDS encoding adenine phosphoribosyltransferase, giving the protein MSIVKSKIRTIPDYPKPGILFRDITSLLIDPEGFQLTIGMFVERYQNAKLNKIAAIDARGFIPGAALAFQLGVGFVPIRKKGKLPGTTISESYALEYGVDHVEIHTDAINPGERVLIMDDLIATGGTLEASIKLVQNLKGVVHECATIINLPDLGGAKRIKDTYGVDVFSICEFEGH
- the htpX gene encoding protease HtpX — its product is MTWIKRIGFFLLTNILIMTTISIVTTLLGSMGFSIRAYGLDLTRLIVFCLMWGMAGSFISLLLSKMMAKWTMGVKVIDPKKASAPEMDVYRRVQSLAQRAHLPMPEVGIYESPEVNAFATGPSKSSALVAVSTGLLNRMNAQELEGVLAHELSHVANGDMVTLTLIQGVVNSFAMFISRIIAYVASNAVKEEMAHIVRIVVTIVLDIAFSILGSMAVAYFSRQREFRADAGGAKLAGRESMISALESLRQMVEMPEDPRGEALASFKISSNKGGFLSLFATHPALEERILALKQMR
- a CDS encoding permease; translated protein: MNFFTITRGDLDGFFGLMVDNLIQLLVLSALCIGVCGFPLAFVTSVVLPGAAVSLLVGNVFYAWQAWKLGQRTHRTDVTAIPYGINTVSLFAFVFFVMFPTYQATGDYVAAWKAGLLVSFVSGCIEVIGSFVAAKIRKYTPRAALLSALAGIAITFISMDFLLRTFERPIIAFIPLGVILLQYFGKVRFPFGIPGGLLSVILGILLSYLSSFWGDPIYQPGAIENGLTTLGIYFPQLSISPLLETLTYANIKAYFSIILPMGVFNVIGSLQNIESAEASGDSFDTKTSLLVNGLGTLAGTAFGSPFPTTIYIGHPGWKALGAKHSYSVLSGIFMTIVSLFGLMGLIQALIPVEAGMAIVLWIGIVITSQAFQAIPRHHSPAVVVGLLPAFAGWAVLIIQNVFIFLDGKLQATLQEIGAKQSIHFSLADLPPHLPFLPYALSGVLALSQGFLITSMVWSAMVVFILEREWIRAAIWALIAAVLSLVGWIHAYELQGNAILNRFTEIASFDFPIAYFSLATLFLLIQLLNNSKENQDTLGH
- a CDS encoding ClpXP protease specificity-enhancing factor SspB, which gives rise to MSQNLTQEEITTLREFKRDLFNLYWERFGVFYIHVMPHPKLEIGKRGLLNAEKESGIVLVFGDKAVKVLDSKPDYLFAELQFGSAWEPTMIPWDAVFRIYDKFQNSATQLRFLQVETVPSAEETTPKPKVTKPEVTGDGNVIRVDFGGKRNE